CCCTGGCATGTTGCTTGGCCACCTCTACATTGGCTGTGAAATCGTCGAACGATTTATCCACAAGATCCATAACTTTCCGGAAAAGCTGGCGCTCGAACTGAAACATATCATTCTGGCACATCACGGCGAATTGGAATATGGCTCGCCCAAACGCCCCAAAACCTACGAAGCGCTCATCGTCCACCACCTTGACGACCTTGATGCCAAACTTCAGGTTATCGAAGCCTCTTTTGTCGGCATTGAAGGCGAATGGAGTGATATGCACCGCCTCATGGGTCGACGCTTTTATCGTCCCTCCACCAGTACTCCCCCGAAAGAAACTCCGCTAGCACTCAAAAACGAGCCACCCCTTCAGAAAACACCGCCTAAAGCCGATACGTATGGTAATACCCCTTTCAAACAGATAGAGGGAATACTCCCGTTTGAAACGGAAGAGGAGGTGCCTCGTGAATAAAAATATTATTAAACTCATTGTTATGCTCGCAGTCGCAGCGGGAATCCTCGCCGTACTGGTGATGGTAGAGCAAAGTACAGAAAAAAATTACGGCTACGTCCGCACCGTCAAAGAAGCTCAGGGAGTGGAGATGAAGTGACCAGACGGCTCCGCTACTGGCGCGCCACCAGCACCAGTGGCGAATATGTTTTATACTGGATGCAGGCCGCCCAGCGGGCATGGCAAAACGCAGCGCTGGAATACGCGCTGGAGAGAGCTCGCGTGGCCAAACTCCCGTTGATCGTAGCATTCGTCCTGAACCCTCATTTTCCCAACGCTAACCAACGCCATTTCAAGTTTCTCCTCGAAGGGCTGGCAGATGTCGAAACGGGACTTGGCGAGCGCGCTATCCCGTGGCACCTCGCGATAGGTGACCCTATCGAAATCATCCCGCATTTGGCACGCCGCGCCGCCCTGCTGGTTTGTGACTGTGGTTACTTGCGCCTGCAGCGCCAGTGGCGTCAAACCATCGCGAATGCACTTTCATGCGAGATAGTGGAAGTCGAAGGAGAGGTCGTCGTCCCTGTGACCACCGCGTATCCTAAAGAGGCCTACACGGCGGCTGTGCTACGACCGAAAATCCATCAGCTTCTGCCGCACTTTCTGCTCCCGCTTCACGAGCGAGAAACCCCCGCCGTGGTTGCTGGCTTCCGTCCAGACCTTCCGGTCACCACCGTGGCCGACGCACACACTCAGATTGGCAAAATAGCTTCCCTTGGCGCCATTGCCCCAATTCCCTCCATACGCGGCGGACAACGCGCGGCACGAGACAAGTTGAGCGCTTTTATCGCGACAAAACTCGACCGCTACGCCACCCAGCGCAACGACCCCAATGCTGACGCCACCTCCGGCCTCAGCCCGTACCTCCACTTCGGCCACATCTCGCCGCTTGAAATCGCATTAGCGGCACTCGATACCGGCAGCGCTGGCACCACCGTATTCCTTGAAGAACTGATCGTACGGCGCGAACTCGCCATGAATATGGCGTGGTATAACCCCAAGTATGATTCACTAGACGCCTTGCACCCATGGGTACAGGAAAACTTTGCGCGTCATACCGACGACGAACGCGAAATGATTTACACCCGTGAAGAGTGGGAGGCCGCCACAACGCACGACCCTTACTGGAATGCCGCCCAACATCAATTGATTCGCAGCGGAACCATCCACGGCATGATGCGCATGTACTGGGGGAAAAAGCTCATCGAATGGAGCACCACCTATCAAGACGCCTTCGCCACTGCCGTGCACCTCAACGACAGCTACGCCCTTGATGGGCGCGATCCCAACGGTTATGCCGGGATTCTCTGGTGCTTTGGGAAACACGACCGCCCGTGGCAACGCCGCCCAGTCTTTGGCACTATTCGCTATATGAATGCCGCCGGATTAAAGCGTAAATTTGACGCAGAGAGTTACGTTCGTCGCTATTCTTAGAGTGGCATACAATATGCATGTATTATGTGAACAAAAGCGATTTTTGTATCGTGCCGCAAGCGAGCCTGGATGGCGAGCGGTGGGCATTCGAGAACAGGATTGTGGAGTATGCCCAAAAGGGACGATACAAAAATCGCTATTCTAACCCAGAAAAGGAGGGACACCACCATGACCACCTACCACAACAAAGCCAGCTCCCTCTACAAAGAAAATAGCTTTGGCGTCCAAATGAACCTCCTAAAAACCAAAGCCATCGAACTGTGCGACAAACTCAA
This genomic interval from Chrysiogenes arsenatis DSM 11915 contains the following:
- a CDS encoding deoxyribodipyrimidine photo-lyase, with product MTRRLRYWRATSTSGEYVLYWMQAAQRAWQNAALEYALERARVAKLPLIVAFVLNPHFPNANQRHFKFLLEGLADVETGLGERAIPWHLAIGDPIEIIPHLARRAALLVCDCGYLRLQRQWRQTIANALSCEIVEVEGEVVVPVTTAYPKEAYTAAVLRPKIHQLLPHFLLPLHERETPAVVAGFRPDLPVTTVADAHTQIGKIASLGAIAPIPSIRGGQRAARDKLSAFIATKLDRYATQRNDPNADATSGLSPYLHFGHISPLEIALAALDTGSAGTTVFLEELIVRRELAMNMAWYNPKYDSLDALHPWVQENFARHTDDEREMIYTREEWEAATTHDPYWNAAQHQLIRSGTIHGMMRMYWGKKLIEWSTTYQDAFATAVHLNDSYALDGRDPNGYAGILWCFGKHDRPWQRRPVFGTIRYMNAAGLKRKFDAESYVRRYS